One window of the Candidatus Cloacimonas sp. genome contains the following:
- the nadD gene encoding nicotinate-nucleotide adenylyltransferase: protein MQVKVAVLGGSFDPVHSGHLHIANQILQQKAAERVLFVPSGNHHFKKTTIVLPFEKRFALVQKAIQHNPCFAVSDADQEGSGYTAHLMQKLGNLYPEVDFSFVIGADNLEKLHLWYDYPYLAKELHFIILPRPGYPLLPKVINQLKATVLNIELCSISATDIRQRIKNGESIQGMVPEELEQEITWLYQEII from the coding sequence GTGCAGGTTAAGGTTGCAGTTTTAGGCGGTAGTTTTGATCCCGTCCATTCAGGTCATCTGCATATAGCTAATCAAATTCTGCAACAAAAAGCTGCCGAGAGAGTTCTTTTTGTCCCAAGTGGAAATCACCATTTTAAGAAGACGACGATTGTGCTCCCTTTTGAAAAACGCTTTGCCTTAGTGCAAAAAGCAATTCAGCACAATCCCTGTTTTGCCGTTTCCGATGCTGACCAGGAAGGTAGCGGCTATACGGCTCATTTAATGCAAAAGCTTGGTAACCTCTATCCGGAAGTAGATTTCAGTTTTGTTATCGGAGCGGACAATCTGGAAAAATTGCATTTGTGGTATGATTACCCGTATTTAGCTAAGGAATTGCATTTTATAATATTACCTCGTCCCGGCTATCCCCTTCTACCGAAAGTTATTAATCAGCTGAAAGCAACTGTGCTAAATATTGAACTTTGCTCTATTTCCGCAACTGATATCAGACAACGCATAAAAAACGGAGAAAGCATTCAAGGTATGGTTCCGGAAGAACTGGAACAGGAAATAACCTGGCTCTACCAAGAAATAATATAG
- the bamD gene encoding outer membrane protein assembly factor BamD yields MRKYIFLILIAVFCLVACSSNKPQLSTEAKLKNADELFAKKKYSRAAVIYEEISFERKSAATAYATMKVADCYFNMNKFSEARVRYEQFINSFPDHANVADAYFRKGECLFEESLPPQYDQTETINCIEAFRTFIDRYPNDPRYEKALDYIHKCQYKLLEKQYLTGYIYYKMKDYSSALMYFDEIAALGNTDELDRKALYYSAKLHLEQKNHDKAKASYELLKIRYPDSKEAKNLAKKFAKLEK; encoded by the coding sequence TTGCGAAAATACATCTTTCTTATCCTGATTGCCGTTTTTTGCCTTGTTGCCTGCAGCAGCAATAAACCACAGCTTTCTACTGAAGCTAAGTTGAAAAACGCCGATGAGCTTTTTGCCAAAAAGAAATATTCCCGTGCTGCCGTTATTTATGAAGAAATATCTTTTGAACGCAAATCCGCTGCAACTGCTTATGCTACAATGAAAGTTGCCGATTGCTATTTCAATATGAATAAGTTTAGCGAGGCGCGTGTCAGATATGAACAGTTTATCAATTCCTTTCCGGATCACGCAAATGTTGCCGATGCCTATTTTCGCAAAGGAGAATGCCTATTTGAAGAATCTCTGCCCCCGCAATATGATCAAACCGAAACTATTAACTGTATTGAGGCATTTCGCACTTTTATAGACCGCTATCCTAATGATCCAAGATATGAAAAAGCATTGGATTATATTCACAAATGCCAGTATAAGCTTTTGGAAAAACAATATTTAACCGGCTATATCTACTATAAAATGAAGGACTATAGCAGCGCACTGATGTATTTTGATGAAATTGCAGCTTTGGGAAATACTGATGAACTTGACCGAAAAGCACTTTACTATTCTGCAAAACTTCATCTGGAACAAAAAAATCACGACAAAGCCAAAGCCAGCTATGAACTCTTGAAAATCCGCTATCCCGATTCCAAAGAGGCAAAGAACTTAGCCAAAAAATTCGCCAAACTGGAAAAGTAA
- a CDS encoding aminopeptidase, giving the protein MKKVKQEKLSYERRNFWKETTLDEQKKAFAYAEPYIKFLNEAKTERETIAYTLSILQQNKFTPLGKKGSHKVYSVFRNKTMAMAVIGSEPISKGFNMVAAHIDSPRVDLKQNPLYEDSNSALSCMHTHYYGGIKKYQWVSTPLALHGVIIKNDGSVLHISIGEKDDEPVFVIPDLLPHLAGKEQYTKSLNDAIEASKMNLVFSGMQEPGNEEKEAIKNYALKLLNDKYGISEADFQSAELQLVPAFKARNSGLDSSLVIGYGQDDRICAYNALMALTDNLPNKPKRTMVVYFSDKEEVGSQGNTGAQSIFIQDFIADLLAHNGEDNSSVNLRKTFMNSQILSADVTAAIDPNYPNVHEKQNAIIFNYGIGISKFTGRGGKYSCNDANAEFIAKVIRLFNQEKVFWQSGELGKVDEGGGGTIAYFLSNLGAEVLDCGVGLMGMHSLYELCSKADLYSTYLGYKAFLQAD; this is encoded by the coding sequence ATGAAAAAGGTAAAACAAGAAAAACTTAGCTATGAACGCAGGAATTTCTGGAAAGAAACTACCCTGGATGAACAAAAAAAGGCGTTTGCTTATGCCGAGCCCTATATTAAGTTTCTGAATGAAGCAAAAACCGAGCGGGAAACAATTGCTTATACTTTAAGCATATTACAGCAAAACAAATTTACCCCTCTCGGCAAAAAGGGCAGTCATAAGGTCTATAGTGTTTTTCGCAATAAAACGATGGCTATGGCTGTAATTGGCAGTGAACCTATTTCCAAAGGATTTAATATGGTTGCTGCCCATATAGATTCACCGCGTGTGGATTTGAAACAAAATCCTCTCTATGAAGACAGCAACAGTGCTTTAAGCTGTATGCACACTCACTATTATGGTGGAATTAAAAAATATCAGTGGGTTTCTACTCCTCTGGCTTTACATGGAGTTATTATTAAAAATGATGGCTCGGTTTTGCACATCTCAATTGGTGAAAAAGATGATGAACCGGTATTTGTAATTCCCGACCTTTTACCTCATTTGGCAGGTAAGGAACAATATACCAAAAGCTTAAACGATGCAATAGAAGCCAGCAAAATGAATCTTGTTTTTTCAGGTATGCAGGAACCGGGGAATGAAGAAAAAGAAGCTATCAAAAACTATGCCTTAAAACTGCTGAACGATAAATATGGTATTTCCGAAGCTGATTTTCAAAGTGCTGAACTGCAATTAGTTCCTGCTTTCAAAGCGCGTAATTCAGGTTTAGATAGTTCTCTGGTTATTGGCTACGGACAGGATGATCGCATTTGTGCTTATAATGCCTTGATGGCTTTAACAGATAACCTTCCCAATAAACCCAAACGCACGATGGTGGTCTATTTTTCCGATAAGGAAGAAGTTGGCAGTCAGGGAAATACGGGAGCTCAAAGCATTTTTATTCAGGATTTTATTGCCGATTTACTGGCTCACAACGGAGAAGATAACAGCAGCGTAAACTTGCGTAAAACCTTTATGAACAGTCAAATTTTAAGTGCTGATGTTACTGCTGCCATAGACCCCAATTATCCTAATGTGCACGAAAAGCAGAATGCCATTATATTTAATTATGGCATCGGCATTTCCAAATTTACGGGAAGAGGTGGAAAATATAGTTGCAACGATGCTAATGCCGAATTTATTGCCAAAGTTATTCGCCTTTTCAATCAGGAAAAAGTTTTCTGGCAATCTGGAGAACTGGGAAAAGTAGATGAAGGTGGCGGTGGAACTATTGCTTACTTTCTTTCCAATTTGGGAGCTGAAGTTTTAGATTGCGGAGTGGGCTTAATGGGAATGCATTCGCTGTATGAATTGTGTTCCAAGGCAGATTTGTATTCCACCTATCTTGGCTATAAGGCGTTTTTACAAGCTGACTAA
- the greA gene encoding transcription elongation factor GreA, with amino-acid sequence MDLSQYITKTGMQRLQTRINELLAERPEVIKAVAIAREFGDLSENAEYKAAKERQRAIDGEIDHLRRRSANLKVIDTSDFPKDMVRFGSYCVAEDITNSERICYHLVGADEINYYAEESIQEVSVVSPIGRALLSKKIGEIAIVQAPMGERKLKIIEIK; translated from the coding sequence TTGGATTTAAGCCAGTATATTACCAAAACAGGAATGCAAAGATTGCAAACAAGAATTAACGAACTGCTTGCAGAACGCCCGGAAGTGATTAAAGCAGTTGCTATTGCACGAGAATTTGGTGACCTTAGTGAAAATGCTGAATATAAAGCAGCCAAAGAAAGACAGCGCGCAATAGACGGTGAAATTGATCATCTCCGCAGACGCAGTGCCAATTTGAAAGTGATAGATACCAGCGATTTTCCCAAAGATATGGTTCGTTTCGGAAGTTATTGTGTAGCCGAAGATATTACAAATAGCGAACGCATCTGCTATCATTTGGTGGGAGCGGATGAAATAAATTACTATGCTGAGGAAAGCATTCAAGAGGTATCAGTGGTTTCTCCTATCGGCAGAGCTTTATTAAGCAAAAAAATAGGTGAAATAGCCATTGTGCAAGCTCCAATGGGAGAAAGAAAGCTGAAAATTATTGAAATAAAATAG